The Desulfohalovibrio reitneri genome contains a region encoding:
- the secF gene encoding protein translocase subunit SecF: MGLSIIKPDTRINFIGYRKVAFVLSAVILFLGVGSLLIKGGPSYGIDFSGGQIVQIKFDSQPEFSVLKDGLEETGLPGLTVQRFGQDADNEYLLRISASEIPSDTLRDTINSAIGAALPQANHHIQRLEMVGPKVGADLRAKALEALFYAVLLIAIYISGRFEQRWFASAVMAGGLALGIYLLKLIGVPLGGLILAALAITVGLCWKLKLNYALGAVTALIHDVTITVGVFSLLNKEFDLTIVAALLTIIGYSLNDTIIVFDRIRENIRGKAKQAKRDFAALLNGSINQTLSRTLLTSGTTLLVVLCLYLFGGGVIHDFAFALLIGVLVGTYSSVFVAAPILLGFDPATLQREPKEEQPEENA; the protein is encoded by the coding sequence ATGGGACTTTCCATCATCAAACCTGATACCAGGATCAACTTCATCGGCTACCGGAAGGTGGCCTTCGTCCTGTCCGCCGTCATCTTGTTCCTTGGCGTCGGTTCGCTCCTCATCAAGGGCGGCCCCAGCTACGGCATCGATTTCTCCGGCGGCCAGATCGTGCAGATCAAGTTCGATTCCCAGCCAGAGTTCAGCGTGCTCAAGGACGGTCTGGAGGAGACCGGTTTGCCGGGGCTGACCGTGCAGCGCTTCGGGCAGGATGCGGACAACGAATACCTGTTGCGCATTTCCGCTTCCGAAATTCCCTCGGACACCCTGCGCGACACCATCAACTCCGCCATCGGCGCCGCGCTGCCGCAGGCCAACCACCACATCCAACGCCTTGAGATGGTCGGCCCCAAGGTTGGCGCTGACCTGCGCGCCAAGGCGCTGGAAGCCCTTTTCTACGCGGTTCTGCTGATTGCGATTTACATCTCCGGCCGCTTCGAGCAGCGCTGGTTCGCCTCGGCCGTCATGGCCGGCGGGCTGGCGCTGGGCATCTACCTGCTCAAGCTGATCGGTGTTCCCCTGGGCGGTCTCATCCTGGCCGCGCTGGCCATCACGGTGGGACTGTGCTGGAAGCTGAAACTCAACTACGCGCTGGGGGCGGTGACGGCGCTCATTCACGACGTGACCATCACGGTGGGTGTCTTTTCCCTGCTCAACAAGGAATTCGACCTGACCATCGTGGCCGCGTTGCTGACCATCATCGGCTACTCCCTCAACGACACCATCATCGTATTCGACCGTATCCGGGAGAACATCCGAGGCAAGGCGAAACAGGCCAAGAGAGACTTCGCCGCCCTGCTGAACGGCTCTATCAACCAGACGCTGTCCCGCACTCTGCTGACCTCCGGGACCACGCTTTTGGTCGTCCTTTGCCTCTACCTCTTCGGCGGCGGCGTCATTCATGACTTCGCCTTCGCACTGCTCATCGGCGTTCTGGTGGGAACGTACTCTTCGGTCTTTGTAGCCGCGCCCATTCTGCTTGGTTTCGATCCGGCCACCCTGCAGCGCGAGCCCAAGGAAGAACAGCCCGAAGAAAACGCATAG
- the nadB gene encoding L-aspartate oxidase → MTPVSRRTCRVLVIGSGISGATCALGLADMGIEVVLVTAANDLSTNNTALAQGGIVYTAGENDADALTEDILTAGWRHNYERAVRTMAAKGPEAVRSLLLDRLEVPFRRTPQGEFSLTREGGHSRNRILHCADFTGKAIMDALTNAVETSETITTLTGRTAVDLITTHHHCLHLDYRYSLGNACAGAYVLNQSTGEVETVLADFTVLATGGLGQIYLHTTNTTETIGSGVTMAHRAGARTLNCEYVQFHPTALYQKARQRFLISEAVRGEGAKLVNADGQPFMAKYDDRADLAPRDIVTRAIMDELLRTGEPHVYLDAANYVDMDLSDRFPTIHKRCLETGVDMTRQPIPVVPAAHYFCGGVLTDDHGRTTLDRLYAVGECGCTGVHGANRLASTSLLEGLLWGHLAAVDIVSGLRGESLVQRKLLDSIPDWRSPGNLDNEDPALVQQDWATIRSTMWNYVGITRSTARLKRATDDLRSLNHHLQRFYRETPISKTLVDLFHGCQSAYLVTIAALRNPKSLGCHHRDD, encoded by the coding sequence GTGACGCCGGTTTCGCGCCGCACTTGCCGGGTGCTGGTCATTGGGTCGGGCATCTCCGGGGCCACGTGCGCCCTGGGGTTGGCCGACATGGGCATTGAGGTGGTCCTGGTGACGGCCGCCAACGACCTCTCCACAAACAACACCGCCCTGGCTCAGGGCGGCATTGTCTACACCGCGGGTGAAAACGACGCCGACGCCCTTACCGAGGATATCCTGACCGCCGGCTGGCGGCACAATTACGAACGGGCGGTGCGCACCATGGCCGCCAAAGGGCCCGAGGCGGTTCGGAGCCTTTTACTGGACCGCCTTGAAGTGCCCTTCCGCAGGACCCCCCAGGGGGAGTTCTCCCTGACCCGCGAAGGCGGACACAGCCGCAATCGCATCCTCCACTGCGCCGATTTCACAGGCAAGGCCATCATGGACGCCCTGACGAATGCGGTGGAAACGTCCGAAACGATCACGACACTCACCGGGCGCACCGCGGTCGATCTCATCACCACCCACCACCATTGCCTTCATCTGGACTACCGCTACTCCCTGGGCAACGCCTGTGCCGGAGCCTACGTGCTCAACCAGTCCACCGGCGAGGTGGAAACCGTGCTGGCCGATTTTACCGTGCTGGCCACTGGCGGGCTGGGGCAAATTTATCTGCACACCACGAATACCACCGAGACCATCGGTTCAGGCGTGACCATGGCCCACCGGGCCGGCGCGCGAACCCTCAACTGCGAGTACGTCCAATTCCACCCCACCGCCCTGTACCAGAAGGCGCGGCAGCGTTTTCTCATTTCCGAGGCGGTACGGGGCGAGGGTGCCAAACTGGTCAACGCGGACGGCCAACCGTTCATGGCAAAGTATGACGATCGGGCCGACCTGGCTCCGCGTGACATCGTCACCCGGGCCATCATGGACGAACTGCTCCGCACCGGAGAACCCCACGTTTACCTGGACGCGGCCAACTACGTGGATATGGACCTGTCGGACCGTTTTCCCACCATCCACAAACGCTGTCTGGAAACCGGCGTGGACATGACTCGCCAGCCCATTCCTGTGGTTCCCGCTGCCCACTACTTCTGCGGAGGAGTACTCACTGACGACCACGGCCGCACCACCCTCGACCGGCTTTACGCCGTGGGCGAATGCGGTTGTACCGGTGTGCACGGAGCCAATAGGCTGGCGTCCACCTCTCTCTTGGAGGGATTGCTGTGGGGCCACTTGGCCGCGGTGGATATCGTGTCAGGCCTCCGCGGCGAAAGCCTGGTGCAGCGGAAGCTCCTGGACAGCATTCCGGACTGGCGGAGCCCGGGCAACCTGGACAACGAGGATCCCGCGCTTGTGCAGCAGGACTGGGCCACCATTCGCTCGACCATGTGGAACTACGTGGGCATCACCCGTTCAACAGCCCGGCTCAAACGGGCCACCGACGACCTGCGGAGCCTGAACCACCACTTGCAGCGATTCTATCGCGAAACCCCGATCTCCAAGACTCTGGTGGACCTCTTCCATGGCTGCCAAAGCGCCTATCTTGTGACCATAGCCGCCCTGCGGAATCCCAAAAGCCTGGGCTGCCATCACCGCGACGATTGA
- the nadA gene encoding quinolinate synthase NadA — MQTTSYDRIRQAKDRLGDSLAIFAHHYQAENVVRHADIVGDSLELARKVPGLCAEYIVFCGVYFMAETASILARPGQHVQIPERDARCIMAAMAPVDRLRAVMRRLDSMGRKVVPLTYVNSTAGVKAMVGEAGGTVCTSANARTMLQWALDRGDSCLFIPDKNLALNTADQLGIPEAERHILDIRSEGEALDLEAAARAKLLIWPGCCAIHHRFKPSMIEAARAEHPGCLVVVHPECPPETVALADESGSTSTIIRYCEEAPEGATIIVGTEINLVERLARRHAPGKTVLPLSHSGCLNMGKVTEDKLADTLENIGYLNTVQVADDVSEPAALALQRMLEASA, encoded by the coding sequence ATGCAGACCACTTCATACGATCGCATCCGACAGGCCAAGGACCGTCTTGGAGATAGCCTTGCCATCTTCGCCCACCACTACCAGGCGGAGAATGTCGTTCGCCATGCCGACATCGTGGGAGATTCCCTAGAACTCGCCCGCAAGGTGCCCGGCCTGTGTGCCGAATACATCGTATTCTGCGGCGTTTACTTCATGGCCGAGACAGCTTCCATTCTGGCCAGGCCCGGCCAGCACGTACAGATTCCCGAGCGCGATGCCCGCTGCATCATGGCGGCCATGGCCCCGGTGGACCGCCTGCGAGCCGTCATGCGCCGGCTCGACTCCATGGGCCGGAAGGTGGTGCCGCTGACCTACGTCAACTCCACCGCCGGAGTGAAAGCCATGGTGGGCGAAGCCGGAGGCACGGTGTGCACCTCCGCCAACGCCCGCACCATGCTCCAGTGGGCACTGGACAGGGGCGACAGCTGCCTCTTCATTCCCGACAAGAACCTCGCCCTGAACACGGCGGATCAACTCGGCATCCCCGAAGCCGAACGCCACATCCTGGACATCCGCTCGGAAGGCGAGGCGCTGGACCTCGAGGCGGCCGCCCGGGCCAAGCTGCTTATTTGGCCCGGCTGTTGCGCCATCCACCACCGCTTTAAGCCTTCCATGATCGAGGCGGCGCGAGCCGAACACCCCGGCTGTCTTGTGGTTGTCCACCCGGAATGCCCCCCGGAGACAGTGGCCCTGGCTGACGAATCCGGCTCGACCTCCACCATCATTCGCTACTGCGAGGAGGCCCCGGAAGGGGCAACCATCATTGTGGGTACGGAAATCAACCTTGTTGAACGCCTGGCCCGCCGCCACGCCCCGGGAAAGACCGTTCTTCCCCTCTCCCACTCCGGCTGCCTGAACATGGGGAAGGTGACTGAGGACAAGCTCGCCGACACCCTGGAGAACATCGGCTACCTGAACACCGTGCAGGTGGCGGATGACGTCTCTGAGCCAGCCGCACTGGCCCTGCAACGCATGCTGGAGGCCAGCGCGTGA
- the nadC gene encoding carboxylating nicotinate-nucleotide diphosphorylase, giving the protein MSQSRYANIFQDKDRDLTDKAIALALEEDGRDLTTIGLFGPDETMRAEIVAKEKAVVCGLPLLDRVTEMAAEPGATPCSCRLLTGEGSLVNTGITVAALSGPARTLLRAERVMLNLLCRLSGVASLTREYSLALDGTGAKLLDTRKTTPCLRRLEKYAVRVGGGHNHRMNLEDMLMLKDTHLDRAGSIREAVAMLRRVHSPCPPIEVECRTLDDVREAVSSGAERVMLDNMDTDAIRRALELIPPGTESEISGGVNLETARTLASLGADYLSVGRLTHSARAIDFSMRTIPE; this is encoded by the coding sequence ATGTCACAATCGCGATACGCGAACATCTTCCAAGACAAGGACCGGGACCTGACGGACAAAGCCATCGCGTTGGCCCTGGAGGAAGACGGGCGCGACCTCACCACAATCGGCCTGTTCGGGCCGGACGAAACCATGCGCGCCGAGATTGTGGCCAAAGAAAAGGCCGTTGTCTGCGGGCTACCCCTTCTGGATCGGGTCACAGAGATGGCCGCCGAGCCCGGCGCGACGCCCTGCTCCTGTCGCCTGCTGACTGGCGAAGGCAGCTTGGTGAATACCGGGATTACAGTGGCCGCCCTCTCTGGTCCGGCCCGCACCCTGCTCCGTGCGGAGCGCGTCATGCTCAACCTGCTCTGCCGCCTGAGCGGCGTGGCCAGCCTGACTCGAGAGTATTCCTTGGCCCTGGATGGAACCGGGGCCAAGCTGCTGGATACCCGAAAGACCACACCCTGCCTGCGGCGGCTGGAAAAGTACGCCGTACGCGTCGGCGGCGGGCACAACCACCGCATGAACCTCGAAGATATGCTCATGCTCAAGGACACTCACCTGGACCGGGCCGGGTCCATACGGGAGGCGGTCGCCATGTTGCGGCGGGTCCACTCCCCCTGCCCGCCCATCGAGGTGGAGTGCCGCACCCTGGATGACGTGCGCGAAGCCGTTTCCTCCGGAGCCGAGCGCGTCATGCTCGATAACATGGACACGGACGCCATACGCCGGGCCCTGGAGTTGATTCCGCCGGGTACTGAGAGCGAAATCAGCGGCGGTGTGAACCTGGAAACTGCCCGGACCCTGGCATCCCTGGGGGCCGACTACCTTTCAGTGGGGCGGCTGACCCACTCGGCCAGGGCAATCGACTTTTCAATGCGAACCATACCGGAATGA
- the mgtE gene encoding magnesium transporter yields MEYKDDDKRPTSEEEEPAVYSGLEEEHPADTADRLENLGFEDQARLIAAMQSREAAESVAEMERHEQKALLSQLNAEVAAALVSEMSPDDAADALLDMDDALAKRILRLLDRETAARLRRLLKYEQDTAGGVMNTQIVILDEKLNADQAIRLIRQEIEDKEVPYYAYLVDENDRLTGVLSMRDLLMSQPGALLMDLIKSQVLVAVTFDVDREEVAHLIRRYNFLAIPVVDYEDRLVGVVTHDDVMDIIHEEATEDMQKLVGAGSDETVDSPWTYSLGKRLPWLLVNMLNSAVSAWVVHFFEGSIAQMAVLAVLMPMVANQAGNTGQQALAVVIRQMAVENLDRKKAYFALFRELKIGLVNGLLVSMFVLGAVFLITAKVQLAAVMAIALFLDMLVGSLAGAGIPVILKELGRDPAQASSIFLTTLTDSLGFFFFLGLAQLFLLS; encoded by the coding sequence ATGGAGTACAAGGACGACGACAAGCGCCCCACCTCCGAGGAGGAGGAACCCGCCGTCTACTCCGGGCTGGAGGAGGAGCATCCGGCGGATACCGCCGACAGGCTGGAGAACCTGGGCTTCGAGGACCAGGCCCGGCTCATCGCGGCCATGCAGTCGCGCGAGGCCGCCGAATCCGTGGCCGAGATGGAGCGCCACGAGCAAAAAGCCCTCCTCAGCCAACTGAACGCGGAGGTGGCCGCCGCTCTCGTCTCCGAAATGTCTCCTGACGACGCCGCCGACGCGCTCCTGGACATGGATGATGCTTTGGCCAAGCGCATTCTGAGACTCCTCGACCGCGAAACCGCCGCCAGGCTTCGCCGCCTGCTCAAGTACGAGCAGGACACCGCCGGCGGCGTGATGAATACCCAGATCGTCATCCTTGACGAGAAGCTCAACGCCGACCAGGCCATCCGTCTTATCCGTCAGGAGATCGAGGACAAGGAGGTACCGTACTACGCCTACCTGGTGGACGAAAACGACCGCCTGACAGGCGTGCTGTCCATGCGCGACCTGCTCATGAGCCAGCCGGGCGCGCTGCTTATGGACCTCATCAAGAGCCAGGTGCTGGTGGCTGTCACCTTCGACGTGGACCGGGAGGAGGTGGCCCACCTCATCCGACGCTACAATTTCCTGGCCATTCCGGTGGTGGATTACGAGGACCGGCTAGTGGGTGTGGTCACGCACGACGACGTCATGGACATCATCCACGAGGAAGCCACCGAGGACATGCAGAAGCTTGTCGGCGCGGGTTCTGACGAGACCGTGGACAGTCCCTGGACATACTCTCTGGGCAAACGGCTTCCCTGGCTTTTAGTGAACATGCTCAACTCGGCAGTTTCCGCCTGGGTTGTCCATTTTTTCGAGGGCTCCATCGCCCAGATGGCCGTGCTGGCCGTTCTCATGCCCATGGTTGCCAACCAGGCGGGGAATACAGGGCAACAGGCCCTGGCGGTCGTCATTCGCCAGATGGCTGTGGAAAACCTGGACCGCAAGAAAGCCTACTTCGCCCTGTTCCGCGAGTTGAAAATCGGCTTGGTCAACGGCCTGCTCGTCTCCATGTTCGTGCTGGGGGCTGTCTTTCTCATTACGGCCAAGGTGCAGCTGGCCGCGGTTATGGCCATAGCGCTTTTCCTGGACATGCTGGTCGGTTCGCTGGCCGGGGCGGGCATCCCCGTCATCCTCAAGGAGTTGGGCAGGGATCCGGCCCAGGCTTCCTCCATCTTCCTGACCACACTCACCGATTCCCTAGGTTTCTTTTTCTTCCTCGGACTCGCCCAATTGTTCCTGCTGAGTTGA
- a CDS encoding protein phosphatase CheZ, with translation MDANEQMVQSLLDKVSDRVVADLRSAIATTVEQEVQRNISRALLEGEFFRHINSEMQDGLKRIYQEINTAKKEGQEQFQAPVSKSETDEIFSETSDQLDRILQTTEEATVQIMDIVEKHLELQAESATLLHQLKDGELDGEGRAKEALESLIQSNQELNQDMMQIMTTLSFQDLTGQRIKRVISALKQVEQITFELFMSTGLKLRAKEENPDVDMNALENETRQRVSKLKGPQNGASQDGVDDLLSQLGLE, from the coding sequence ATGGACGCCAATGAACAAATGGTCCAATCGTTGCTGGACAAGGTTTCCGACCGCGTGGTCGCCGACCTCCGCAGCGCCATCGCCACAACCGTGGAGCAGGAGGTGCAGCGCAACATCTCCAGGGCCCTGCTGGAAGGCGAGTTCTTCCGGCACATCAACTCCGAGATGCAGGATGGCCTGAAACGCATCTACCAGGAAATCAACACAGCCAAGAAAGAGGGGCAAGAGCAGTTCCAGGCCCCGGTCTCCAAGAGCGAAACGGACGAAATATTCAGCGAAACGTCCGACCAGTTGGACAGGATTCTGCAGACCACCGAGGAGGCCACGGTGCAGATCATGGACATCGTGGAAAAACACCTGGAACTGCAAGCCGAATCCGCCACCCTGCTCCACCAGCTCAAGGATGGGGAGCTGGACGGCGAAGGCCGTGCCAAAGAGGCCCTTGAATCCCTCATCCAGTCAAATCAAGAGCTGAACCAGGACATGATGCAGATCATGACCACCCTCAGCTTCCAGGACCTCACCGGTCAGCGCATCAAGCGCGTCATCTCCGCGCTGAAACAGGTGGAACAGATCACCTTCGAACTCTTCATGTCCACCGGACTGAAACTCCGCGCCAAGGAGGAGAACCCGGACGTGGACATGAATGCCCTGGAGAATGAGACCAGGCAGCGGGTTTCCAAGCTCAAGGGACCGCAGAACGGCGCCTCCCAGGACGGGGTGGACGACCTGCTTTCCCAACTGGGCCTCGAATAA
- a CDS encoding PilZ domain-containing protein → MSDQNDEKRTYSRVDTHLRLFIRRLPSLDTQPAFLDCAGCESSEQADDLKKGNLPEALVDFLMQLNNKLDMLLSAQSRSMLREDFPVEGVVTEISGAGLRFTCQQCDDFTPGEALEVVVQLSTIPFRLAGAVGKIVRRERKDDQPGWVLEFSTMRESDLEAVIHFVFKEQRARIRQQKFS, encoded by the coding sequence ATGAGCGACCAGAACGACGAAAAGCGCACCTACTCCAGGGTGGACACCCACCTCCGCCTCTTCATCCGCCGCCTTCCTTCGCTGGACACCCAACCCGCCTTTCTGGACTGCGCGGGATGCGAATCCTCGGAGCAGGCGGACGATCTCAAAAAGGGCAATCTCCCCGAGGCCCTTGTCGACTTTTTGATGCAACTCAACAACAAGCTTGACATGCTCCTTTCGGCACAGTCCCGCTCCATGTTGCGGGAGGACTTTCCCGTAGAGGGCGTGGTTACGGAAATCAGCGGCGCCGGTCTGCGTTTTACCTGCCAGCAGTGCGACGACTTCACTCCGGGCGAAGCCCTTGAGGTCGTCGTGCAACTGTCCACCATCCCCTTCAGGCTGGCGGGAGCCGTCGGAAAAATTGTTCGCCGCGAGAGAAAAGACGACCAGCCGGGTTGGGTACTCGAGTTCTCCACCATGCGCGAGAGCGACCTGGAGGCGGTCATTCACTTCGTATTCAAGGAGCAACGGGCCCGCATCAGGCAGCAGAAATTCTCCTGA
- a CDS encoding NIL domain-containing protein, with protein MHHLMKGFKKIVTLNFPTSASGRPWICDLARRFDLEFNILQAHITPRHEGVMTLEIMGLEENYKQGVAYLREQGIDVSPAAQRVFRDEDACVHCGMCTALCSTGAMWVDPESRMVVFDKERCSACGLCVRICPVRAMDVDVEEGALT; from the coding sequence ATGCACCATCTCATGAAGGGTTTTAAAAAGATCGTCACGCTGAATTTCCCCACCAGCGCCTCGGGCAGGCCGTGGATCTGCGACCTCGCCCGGCGCTTCGACCTGGAGTTCAACATTCTGCAGGCGCACATCACGCCGCGGCATGAAGGCGTCATGACCCTGGAGATCATGGGCTTGGAGGAAAATTACAAGCAGGGCGTGGCCTACCTGCGGGAACAGGGAATCGACGTATCCCCCGCCGCCCAGCGTGTATTTCGCGACGAGGACGCTTGCGTTCACTGCGGCATGTGCACCGCGCTCTGCTCCACCGGGGCGATGTGGGTTGATCCGGAAAGCCGCATGGTGGTCTTCGACAAGGAACGATGCTCCGCCTGCGGCCTGTGCGTGCGCATCTGCCCCGTGCGGGCCATGGACGTCGACGTGGAGGAAGGAGCCCTGACATGA
- the ybgF gene encoding tol-pal system protein YbgF, protein MKRIILITLALAVAGCTVSSKEFQALQSEVYSQRRQINSMNERLDSLDAAMQSMEREVSQEIDEASNPVRSRQADMWARLEQMQVKLGKLEGELQSLRKENEATGERRGATSRRLDNIASEVAAIRAALSSQLALEIEDTTPASPSKPSPSANGTAAETTPEEPADADEVAEQPAQADKAEVEEWPAEETSKAMYDRALGLFKKREYQSAQKLWARFVENNPENELVPNAVFWQGECFYQMGSYSEAILSYQDVISKYPDSTKYPAALLKQGISFIKLGKKKAGELVLKDLIEQRPDSPEAGRAKSVLENE, encoded by the coding sequence ATGAAACGCATCATCTTAATCACCCTCGCCCTCGCCGTGGCGGGCTGCACCGTCAGTTCCAAGGAGTTCCAGGCCCTGCAGTCCGAGGTCTACAGCCAACGGCGCCAGATCAATTCCATGAATGAGCGCCTGGACTCGCTGGATGCGGCCATGCAGTCCATGGAACGAGAAGTCTCCCAGGAGATAGACGAGGCCTCCAATCCAGTGCGCTCCAGGCAGGCGGACATGTGGGCCAGACTGGAACAGATGCAGGTCAAGCTCGGCAAGCTGGAAGGCGAACTGCAGTCCCTGCGCAAAGAGAACGAGGCCACGGGCGAACGCCGCGGCGCCACCAGCCGCCGACTGGACAACATCGCCAGTGAGGTGGCCGCCATCCGGGCCGCCCTGTCCAGCCAGCTGGCCCTGGAGATCGAGGACACGACTCCGGCCTCCCCGTCCAAGCCCTCGCCCTCTGCCAACGGCACCGCGGCCGAAACAACGCCCGAGGAACCAGCGGATGCGGACGAGGTCGCCGAACAGCCCGCGCAAGCGGACAAGGCCGAGGTGGAGGAATGGCCCGCCGAGGAAACCTCCAAGGCCATGTACGACCGGGCGCTAGGCCTTTTCAAGAAGCGGGAATACCAAAGCGCTCAGAAACTCTGGGCCCGTTTCGTGGAAAACAACCCTGAAAACGAGTTGGTCCCCAACGCTGTCTTTTGGCAGGGTGAATGTTTTTACCAGATGGGCAGCTATTCCGAGGCCATCCTCTCCTACCAGGACGTCATCAGCAAATACCCGGACAGCACCAAATACCCGGCGGCCTTGCTCAAGCAGGGCATCAGCTTCATCAAGCTGGGCAAGAAGAAGGCCGGGGAACTGGTTCTCAAGGACCTGATCGAGCAACGGCCCGATTCACCCGAAGCGGGCCGGGCCAAGTCCGTTTTGGAAAACGAATAA
- a CDS encoding PLD nuclease N-terminal domain-containing protein: MFQANLPPETWALILGVVGVFAAITLWAIRDAFSRTFPSTNEKIFWIQVSTMVPFLGGMAYLFMGRKRGTKQK, from the coding sequence ATGTTTCAAGCAAACCTTCCACCTGAAACCTGGGCCCTTATACTCGGCGTGGTCGGCGTTTTCGCCGCCATCACCCTGTGGGCCATCAGAGATGCCTTTTCCCGCACTTTCCCCTCGACCAACGAAAAGATATTCTGGATCCAGGTGAGCACCATGGTGCCCTTCCTGGGCGGCATGGCCTACCTGTTCATGGGACGAAAACGGGGAACGAAGCAGAAATGA
- the lspA gene encoding signal peptidase II yields MKQRLTGVFLLAGLVLTLDQASKAWVRSTLPLGRGEEIIPGFFNLVHVANRGAAFGFLNRSDISWQNTLFMAVSLFAVGLIAWLASKPGQGRTMFTAYGLVAGGALGNLVDRLRQGYVTDFLDFHYGGLHWPAFNLADAGITVGAVTLVLATFLQGRKEVGS; encoded by the coding sequence ATGAAGCAAAGGTTGACGGGCGTTTTCCTCCTTGCCGGCCTGGTCCTGACGCTGGACCAGGCCAGCAAGGCGTGGGTACGTTCCACCCTCCCCCTGGGCCGGGGCGAGGAGATCATTCCCGGCTTTTTCAACCTGGTTCACGTGGCCAATCGAGGCGCGGCCTTCGGTTTCCTCAACCGCTCAGACATCTCCTGGCAGAACACCCTTTTCATGGCCGTCTCCCTCTTCGCTGTGGGGCTCATCGCCTGGCTTGCCTCCAAGCCGGGCCAGGGGCGGACTATGTTCACGGCTTACGGTCTGGTGGCCGGCGGCGCGCTGGGCAATCTGGTGGACAGGCTGCGCCAGGGATATGTGACGGATTTTCTCGACTTCCACTACGGGGGGCTGCACTGGCCAGCCTTCAATCTGGCTGACGCCGGGATCACCGTGGGAGCTGTGACTCTAGTGCTGGCGACTTTTTTGCAGGGGCGAAAAGAGGTCGGGAGCTAA